One Elaeis guineensis isolate ETL-2024a chromosome 10, EG11, whole genome shotgun sequence genomic window carries:
- the LOC105033474 gene encoding cyclin-dependent protein kinase inhibitor SMR5-like has protein sequence MEKDKEREREMEGWETPKRVECRIPAVLPCPPPPKKKSPAGTLGKRRDPPKNGYFHPPDLEALFALAPWREASCA, from the coding sequence ATGGAGAAGGACAAGGAGCGGGAGAGGGAGATGGAAGGATGGGAGACGCCGAAGAGGGTGGAGTGCAGGATTCCGGCGGTGCTGCCGTGCCCGCCGCCGCCGAAGAAGAAGTCGCCGGCGGGGACGCTCGGGAAGAGGAGGGATCCGCCCAAGAACGGCTACTTCCATCCGCCGGATCTGGAGGCGCTCTTTGCCCTCGCGCCCTGGAGGGAGGCGTCCTGCGCTTGA